The Rubripirellula amarantea genome includes the window CAGTAAGAACAACAGGATGATGATCGCCGTGATGATGATCTCGTCACGTAACGCATGCGTCAGCGTCGCCATCGTCTCGTCAATCAGTCCGCTGCGATCATAGACGCCATGGATGGTTACGCCTTGCAGCGATGGTGTGATCGCGGCGATCTTCTCTTTCACGCGGTCAATGACGACTCGCGGATTTTCGCCATATCGCATCACGACCACGCCGCCGACCGCTTCGGCTCCGTTGTAGTCCAGCGCACCGCGCCGAAAGTCAGGACCAATCTGCACAGCGGCAATGTCACGGACGCGAACGGGAACGCCGTCACGCTGCATGATGACGGTGTCCTCGATGTCCTCGACCGCCTTGTCCTTGTCACCACCCGAGCCGAGGAAGCCCGTACTACGGACGATAAACTCCATGCCAGTCGTTTCGACGGTTTTCGCTCCGACGTCAACGTTCGATCCCTTGATCGCCATCGCCAATTTGTCCAGCGACACGTTATGGAATCGCAGCTTGTCGGGATCCACTTCGATCTGATACTGGCGAACGTAACCGCCGATCGAAGCAACCTCGCTAACGCCCTCGACGGCTTGCAACTCATACTTCACGACGAAGTCTTGCATGCTGCGAAGTTCCGCTAGACCCATGCCTTCATCAGGTGGCTGCAATGTGTAGTAGTAGACCTGCCCTAGGCCCGTCGCGTCTGGCCCAAGTTGTGGCACAACGCCGTCGGGCAACTGAGACGCCGCACTGCCGAGTTGCTCGGAAACTCGGCTTCGTGCCCAATAGAAGTCGATCTCGTCTTTGAACGTGACCTGCACAAAGCTGTAACCGAACATGCTCTTGCCGCGCACCGATTCGGCACCCGGCACAGCCAGTAACGAAACGCTGAGCGGATACGTCACTTGGTCTTCGATGTCCTTCGGCGAGCGACCCGGCCAAGGCGTCAACACGATGACTTGGTTCTCGCCAATGTTAGGAATCGCGTCGATCGGAATCGACTTGAAACTGATCCAGCCGGCAACGCTCAAGCCGATCGTCAGCAGTACGACCAGCCAAGGTTCTTTGACGCAAAAGCGAATGATTAGATTTAACATGGTTCGTTTCCTTACTGCACGGTGCGAGCGATCGAGGGAACTTCGCCAACCGGCATCGCCATGTCACGAACGACTTCGCCGCAGGTCAGCATCTCGCTACCCCAGTACGGGTTCTGCAAATCGCCGCCGGGCTGCATCCAGTCGCCACCTCCACCGGGAACCATCGGACAGTAGTAATGCGTTAGCTTCACGGCCGTCTTCGGGCCACGAGCAACCGTCGCCGCTTTCAACATCGCGTGACTGACGCCGCGGTAAGCTTCGCGAGCGGTTTCCAACGATCCATCCATGCGAGACGCCGCACGGCGGGCGATTGCGAACTTACGTTGGGCATCGTCGGGGACGCCGGCCGACATTTCCAGTTCGCGGAGTCCTTCTATTAGCGTGTTCAATGCGACGGGCGGAGGCGTTTGGTCGGCCGCCATCGCACATTGAATCTCGAAGTAGGCGTCGTAGGTGCGATCAAGCGCTTTGCCAGCGTCGGTCGCCAACATGACCGGAATGGAATTGGGAAGCTCAAGCGGTCCTGGCGAATAGCTCGGTGCCTTCGTCGGGTCCATCAATGAGGGGTTACCGGCAAGCTGCATCTGTGAGTCGATCAAGAAGTTGCCTCCAGTGGCGACCGTCTCGCCAGCCGAAAGCCCTTCGACGATCACGGCTTCTTTGCGATTCATCGGGCCAACCGTGACTCGGCGAATCTCAAAACGTCCCGGTTCAGTTTCGACATAGATCACACTGTTCTCGCCGGCCAACAGCACGGCGTCGCGAGGAACGGTGACGACCTGCTGCATCGGCAACGGCTCCGCCGCGAATCCAAGCTGCGATGTCGGCACCAAATCCATATCGCAAAGCGGGCACTTGCCCGGCTGGTCGCGGATGACTTGCGGGTGCATCGGGCTGATGAACTTGTTCGCAAGTGCCGGATCGTAAACTTGGTCCATGGGTATCGCGGGAACGGTGACGCGAGCGGTCGCGTAGTCGCCTGGTCGCAGCTTGCCGTCGAAGTTCATGATCTCGACACGGACGCGTACCGTTCGAGTCCTCGGGTTCACGGTGGGGTCAATGAAAGCGACGCGGCCCGTGAATACTTCGCCCGGCATCGACTGAATTTCCGCTTCAACTTGTTGGCCGAATCGAACCGC containing:
- a CDS encoding efflux RND transporter periplasmic adaptor subunit, which codes for MNQDEPIKPDEADVDDQVSNVDADAPTDSEPVETATEATIPPVEAQPSVPQSGGGMKWLMRTGVQAATIVTVAGLVFFLLGIAQRTKWLTADGFSGSKGEAVAEAGGGEDKRYICPMMCTPPSTEPGRCPVCAMELVEATGGGGGDGISVTIEASARRLVGIQTAMSTMGEVNRTIRTIGSIDFDESQLSTISAYIDGRLEKMYANYAGVKVNEGDDLALIYSPQLYTAQTEFIMSMNSDGKIGRFQISGGDLNKMARENLAELGMTQGQIDQLGQSGKPMSRIRIKSPQSGTVIEKSAVEGDYVKTGHKLYRVADLSSVWLMLDLFPDDASAVRFGQQVEAEIQSMPGEVFTGRVAFIDPTVNPRTRTVRVRVEIMNFDGKLRPGDYATARVTVPAIPMDQVYDPALANKFISPMHPQVIRDQPGKCPLCDMDLVPTSQLGFAAEPLPMQQVVTVPRDAVLLAGENSVIYVETEPGRFEIRRVTVGPMNRKEAVIVEGLSAGETVATGGNFLIDSQMQLAGNPSLMDPTKAPSYSPGPLELPNSIPVMLATDAGKALDRTYDAYFEIQCAMAADQTPPPVALNTLIEGLRELEMSAGVPDDAQRKFAIARRAASRMDGSLETAREAYRGVSHAMLKAATVARGPKTAVKLTHYYCPMVPGGGGDWMQPGGDLQNPYWGSEMLTCGEVVRDMAMPVGEVPSIARTVQ